Proteins encoded within one genomic window of Homo sapiens chromosome 21, GRCh38.p14 Primary Assembly:
- the KRTAP23-1 gene encoding keratin-associated protein 23-1 gives MSYNCCCGNFSSHSCEGYLCYSGYSRGGSSYPSNLVYSTEPLISQHLPAGFLSLQGLSGDLLGNP, from the coding sequence ATGTCCTACAACTGCTGCTGTGGAAACTTCTCCTCCCATTCCTGTGAGGGCTACCTGTGCTACTCAGGCTACTCCCGTGGTGGCTCCTCGTACCCCAGCAACCTGGTCTACAGCACTGAACCTTTGATCTCCCAGCACCTGCCAGCTGGGTTCCTCTCTCTGCAAGGGCTTTCAGGAGACTTGCTGGGAAACCCCTAG